A region of Papilio machaon chromosome 14, ilPapMach1.1, whole genome shotgun sequence DNA encodes the following proteins:
- the LOC106710853 gene encoding serine/threonine-protein phosphatase PP1-beta catalytic subunit isoform X1 → MADELNVDSLIHRLLEVYTLQQETARRKGKLKDIFSGEFRGCRPGKTVQMSESEVRGLCTKSREIFLQQPILLELEAPLKICGDIHGQYTDLLRLFEYGGFPPEANYLFLGDYVDRGKQSLETICLLLAYKIKYPENFFLLRGNHECASINRIYGFYDECKRRYNIKLWKTFTDCFNCLPIAAIIDEKIFCCHGGLSPDLQGMEQIRRIMRPTDVPDTGLLCDLLWSDPDKDVQGWGENDRGVSFTFGPDVVSKFLNRHDLDLICRAHQVVEDGYEFFAKRQLVTLFSAPNYCGEFDNAGGMMSVDETLMCSFQILKPSEKKAKYQYNGINSGRPATPQRSPPKKK, encoded by the exons ATGGCTGACGAACTCAATGTTGACAGTCTTATTCACAGACttttagaag TATACACACTGCAACAGGAAACAGCAAGGCGAAAAGGCAAATTGAAAGACATCTTTTCGGGAGAAT TTCGAGGATGCAGGCCAGGGAAGACAGTACAGATGTCCGAGTCAGAGGTGCGTGGTCTTTGCACCAAATCGCGGGAGATATTTCTTCAGCAACCGATATTACTGGAGCTGGAGGCACCATTAAAAATTTGTG GTGATATTCATGGACAGTACACAGATTTGCTACGTCTCTTTGAATATGGAGGATTTCCACCGGAAgccaattatttatttttaggcgACTATGTTGATCGTGGGAAGCAATCTCTTGAGACCATATGCCTTCTGCTtgcatacaaaataaagtatcCGGAAAACTTCTTTCTGCTGCGAGGCAATCATGAATGTGCAAGTATAAACCGTATTTATG GTTTCTATGATGAGTGCAAACGTCGATACAACATAAAGCTGTGGAAGACATTCACGGACTGCTTCAACTGCCTGCCGATAGCGGCCATCATTGACGAGAAGATATTCTGCTGCCATGGCGGCCTGTCGCCCGACCTGCAGGGCATGGAGCAGATCAGACGGATAATGAGACCGACAGATGTCCCCGATACAG GTTTGCTGTGTGATCTGTTGTGGTCCGACCCCGACAAGGATGTGCAGGGCTGGGGCGAGAACGACCGCGGCGTGTCCTTCACCTTCGGCCCCGATGTCGTCAGCAAATTTCTCAACAGACATGATTTGGACTTAATTTGTAGAGCTCATCAG gtgGTTGAGGACGGATACGAATTCTTTGCAAAGCGTCAGTTGGTGACTTTGTTCTCGGCGCCCAACTACTGCGGCGAGTTTGACAATGCTGGTGGTATGATGTCCGTCGACGAGACACTCATGTGCTCTTTCCag ATATTGAAACCATCTGAGAAGAAAGCGAAATATCAGTACAACGGCATCAACAGCGGCAGACCGGCCACGCCGCAGAGGTCGCCTCCCAAGAAGAAATAA
- the LOC106710853 gene encoding serine/threonine-protein phosphatase PP1-beta catalytic subunit isoform X2, which yields MADELNVDSLIHRLLEVRGCRPGKTVQMSESEVRGLCTKSREIFLQQPILLELEAPLKICGDIHGQYTDLLRLFEYGGFPPEANYLFLGDYVDRGKQSLETICLLLAYKIKYPENFFLLRGNHECASINRIYGFYDECKRRYNIKLWKTFTDCFNCLPIAAIIDEKIFCCHGGLSPDLQGMEQIRRIMRPTDVPDTGLLCDLLWSDPDKDVQGWGENDRGVSFTFGPDVVSKFLNRHDLDLICRAHQVVEDGYEFFAKRQLVTLFSAPNYCGEFDNAGGMMSVDETLMCSFQILKPSEKKAKYQYNGINSGRPATPQRSPPKKK from the exons ATGGCTGACGAACTCAATGTTGACAGTCTTATTCACAGACttttagaag TTCGAGGATGCAGGCCAGGGAAGACAGTACAGATGTCCGAGTCAGAGGTGCGTGGTCTTTGCACCAAATCGCGGGAGATATTTCTTCAGCAACCGATATTACTGGAGCTGGAGGCACCATTAAAAATTTGTG GTGATATTCATGGACAGTACACAGATTTGCTACGTCTCTTTGAATATGGAGGATTTCCACCGGAAgccaattatttatttttaggcgACTATGTTGATCGTGGGAAGCAATCTCTTGAGACCATATGCCTTCTGCTtgcatacaaaataaagtatcCGGAAAACTTCTTTCTGCTGCGAGGCAATCATGAATGTGCAAGTATAAACCGTATTTATG GTTTCTATGATGAGTGCAAACGTCGATACAACATAAAGCTGTGGAAGACATTCACGGACTGCTTCAACTGCCTGCCGATAGCGGCCATCATTGACGAGAAGATATTCTGCTGCCATGGCGGCCTGTCGCCCGACCTGCAGGGCATGGAGCAGATCAGACGGATAATGAGACCGACAGATGTCCCCGATACAG GTTTGCTGTGTGATCTGTTGTGGTCCGACCCCGACAAGGATGTGCAGGGCTGGGGCGAGAACGACCGCGGCGTGTCCTTCACCTTCGGCCCCGATGTCGTCAGCAAATTTCTCAACAGACATGATTTGGACTTAATTTGTAGAGCTCATCAG gtgGTTGAGGACGGATACGAATTCTTTGCAAAGCGTCAGTTGGTGACTTTGTTCTCGGCGCCCAACTACTGCGGCGAGTTTGACAATGCTGGTGGTATGATGTCCGTCGACGAGACACTCATGTGCTCTTTCCag ATATTGAAACCATCTGAGAAGAAAGCGAAATATCAGTACAACGGCATCAACAGCGGCAGACCGGCCACGCCGCAGAGGTCGCCTCCCAAGAAGAAATAA
- the LOC106711124 gene encoding uncharacterized protein LOC106711124, which translates to MGEQVEDQVNEPTMNNSEVTFDNFTILKELSNIANLVKDEDFLQTVPKAKLKRVKWVPMFNYLKQGIFDEMIQELSTMWQYENMTKKLQILELQKEKFSVLNPDKEAWRPKSNNIVNQLKAAEMVNLKQQKTWLESLAKEYEARINRLKRVITAKRGYLKAMEMDISKYQNKSDELVDKCREKVENHKNLVDLIVPVRNNVDDGSWSTEEFMKDL; encoded by the exons ATGGGTGAACAAGTAGAAGATCAAGTAAATGAACCTACTATGAATAATTCAGAAGTTACGTTTGATAACTTCACAATTCTTAAGGAACTTAGCAATATAGCAAACTTGGTGAa GGACGAAGATTTTCTCCAAACAGTGCCAAAAGCAAAGTTAAAACGAGTAAAATGGGTACCAATGTTCAACTATTTAAAACAAGGAATATTTGATGAAATGATTCAAGAGCTGAGTACCATGTGGCAGTATGAGAATATGACaaagaaattacaaattttagaGCTACAAAAGGAGAAGTTTTCAGTATTAAACCCAGATAAAGAAGCATG gagaccaaaaagtaataatattgtcAATCAATTAAAGGCTGCGGAGATGGTTaacttaaaacaacaaaaaacatgGCTTGAGTCTTTAGCCAAAGAATATGAGGCAAGAATAAACAGGTTAAAAAGAGTGATAACTGCCAAAAGAGGATATTTAAAAGCTATGGAAATGGATATTagcaaatatcaaaataaaagtgaTGAACTTGTTGACAAATGCAGGGAAAAAGTTGAAAACCACAAGAATCTTGTAGATTTAATAGTACCAGTAAGAAACAATGTTGACGATGGCAGCTGGTCTACAGAAGAATTTATGAAGGAtctgtaa
- the LOC106711210 gene encoding uncharacterized protein LOC106711210 isoform X1, whose translation MFKSHLEMIGRNETPSKKARFWQSFVRSLKGSEDIRAEERYRPSRRSVFPELLSTYPYSKSIYDDPIGAAERITVPGYRYLPVHREVYGYSPRPIYAHNYPSSLDRYRPVYHVPRRIRRGVDPFDAHKAWQDHLDRMAAIDRLYPSRYGLYLKDRAYPITDLTAPIIDPLSSKSLKGIEYEPDNKPHWGKGAWPSRISDAFKRDPFFDEAEKWADFDRGLRGKSPTPVKPRISSPRDCEVAFDADGAPLYNAGGLRRPWADIFNPSPSLPISAITRDPFWYDWPLLKPLARWDRSPSYIRDSYLSPVKRTFLWDKHPIRPLAAAF comes from the exons ATGTTTAAAAGTCATTTAGAAATGATCGGCAGAAATGAGACGCCGTCGAAGAAAGCCAGATTTTGGCAATCCTTCGTACGGTCTCTAAAAG GATCAGAGGACATCAGAGCGGAAGAGAGATACAGGCCGTCCCGTCGCAGCGTTTTCCCCGAGCTCCTATCGACCTATCCTTACTCCAAATCCATCTATGACGACCCTATCGGCGCTGCGGAGAGGATCACCGTGCCCGGCTACCGCTACCTGCCCGTGCACCGCGAGGTATACGGGTATTCGCCGCGACCCATCTACGCCCACAACTACCCCAGCTCGCTCGATCGGTACAGGCCAG tATACCACGTGCCGAGGCGTATCCGTCGTGGCGTGGACCCCTTCGATGCTCACAAGGCGTGGCAGGACCACCTTGACAGGATGGCCGCCATCGACCGCCTGTATCCCTCCCGCTACGGCCTCTATCTCAAGGACCGGGCATACCCCATCACCGACCTAACCGCTCCCATCATCGACCCACTCTCATCCAAGAGCCTAAAAGGCATCGAATATGAACCCGACAATAAACCTCACTGGGGAaaag GAGCGTGGCCATCGAGGATATCGGACGCCTTCAAAAGGGATCCGTTTTTCGATGAAGCCGAAAAGTGGGCAGACTTTGACCGCGGACTACGAGGCAAATCCCCTACGCCCGTCAAGCCGAGGATAAGCTCGCCTCGTGATTGTGAGGTCGCTTTTGATGCCGATG GTGCTCCGTTGTACAACGCCGGCGGCCTGCGGCGCCCCTGGGCAGACATTTTCAACCCGAGCCCCTCGCTACCGATCTCGGCGATAACTCGGGACCCCTTCTGGTACGACTGGCCGTTGCTGAAGCCGCTCGCTAGATGGGACCGCAGCCCCTCCTACATCCGCGACTCCTACCTGTCGCCCGTCAAACGCACCTTCCTCTGGGACAAGCATCCGATCAGGCCCTTAG CCGCTGCCTTCTAA
- the LOC106711210 gene encoding uncharacterized protein LOC106711210 isoform X3, with protein MFKSHLEMIGRNETPSKKARFWQSFVRSLKGSEDIRAEERYRPSRRSVFPELLSTYPYSKSIYDDPIGAAERITVPGYRYLPVHREVYGYSPRPIYAHNYPSSLDRYRPVYHVPRRIRRGVDPFDAHKAWQDHLDRMAAIDRLYPSRYGLYLKDRAYPITDLTAPIIDPLSSKSLKGIEYEPDNKPHWGKAAAF; from the exons ATGTTTAAAAGTCATTTAGAAATGATCGGCAGAAATGAGACGCCGTCGAAGAAAGCCAGATTTTGGCAATCCTTCGTACGGTCTCTAAAAG GATCAGAGGACATCAGAGCGGAAGAGAGATACAGGCCGTCCCGTCGCAGCGTTTTCCCCGAGCTCCTATCGACCTATCCTTACTCCAAATCCATCTATGACGACCCTATCGGCGCTGCGGAGAGGATCACCGTGCCCGGCTACCGCTACCTGCCCGTGCACCGCGAGGTATACGGGTATTCGCCGCGACCCATCTACGCCCACAACTACCCCAGCTCGCTCGATCGGTACAGGCCAG tATACCACGTGCCGAGGCGTATCCGTCGTGGCGTGGACCCCTTCGATGCTCACAAGGCGTGGCAGGACCACCTTGACAGGATGGCCGCCATCGACCGCCTGTATCCCTCCCGCTACGGCCTCTATCTCAAGGACCGGGCATACCCCATCACCGACCTAACCGCTCCCATCATCGACCCACTCTCATCCAAGAGCCTAAAAGGCATCGAATATGAACCCGACAATAAACCTCACTGGGGAaaag CCGCTGCCTTCTAA
- the LOC106711210 gene encoding uncharacterized protein LOC106711210 isoform X2, translated as MFKSHLEMIGRNETPSKKARFWQSFVRSLKGSEDIRAEERYRPSRRSVFPELLSTYPYSKSIYDDPIGAAERITVPGYRYLPVHREVYGYSPRPIYAHNYPSSLDRYRPVYHVPRRIRRGVDPFDAHKAWQDHLDRMAAIDRLYPSRYGLYLKDRAYPITDLTAPIIDPLSSKSLKGIEYEPDNKPHWGKGAPLYNAGGLRRPWADIFNPSPSLPISAITRDPFWYDWPLLKPLARWDRSPSYIRDSYLSPVKRTFLWDKHPIRPLAAAF; from the exons ATGTTTAAAAGTCATTTAGAAATGATCGGCAGAAATGAGACGCCGTCGAAGAAAGCCAGATTTTGGCAATCCTTCGTACGGTCTCTAAAAG GATCAGAGGACATCAGAGCGGAAGAGAGATACAGGCCGTCCCGTCGCAGCGTTTTCCCCGAGCTCCTATCGACCTATCCTTACTCCAAATCCATCTATGACGACCCTATCGGCGCTGCGGAGAGGATCACCGTGCCCGGCTACCGCTACCTGCCCGTGCACCGCGAGGTATACGGGTATTCGCCGCGACCCATCTACGCCCACAACTACCCCAGCTCGCTCGATCGGTACAGGCCAG tATACCACGTGCCGAGGCGTATCCGTCGTGGCGTGGACCCCTTCGATGCTCACAAGGCGTGGCAGGACCACCTTGACAGGATGGCCGCCATCGACCGCCTGTATCCCTCCCGCTACGGCCTCTATCTCAAGGACCGGGCATACCCCATCACCGACCTAACCGCTCCCATCATCGACCCACTCTCATCCAAGAGCCTAAAAGGCATCGAATATGAACCCGACAATAAACCTCACTGGGGAaaag GTGCTCCGTTGTACAACGCCGGCGGCCTGCGGCGCCCCTGGGCAGACATTTTCAACCCGAGCCCCTCGCTACCGATCTCGGCGATAACTCGGGACCCCTTCTGGTACGACTGGCCGTTGCTGAAGCCGCTCGCTAGATGGGACCGCAGCCCCTCCTACATCCGCGACTCCTACCTGTCGCCCGTCAAACGCACCTTCCTCTGGGACAAGCATCCGATCAGGCCCTTAG CCGCTGCCTTCTAA
- the LOC106711210 gene encoding uncharacterized protein LOC106711210 isoform X5, translated as MFKSHLEMIGRNETPSKKARFWQSFVRSLKGSEDIRAEERYRPSRRSVFPELLSTYPYSKSIYDDPIGAAERITVPGYRYLPVHREVYGYSPRPIYAHNYPSSLDRYRPVYHVPRRIRRGVDPFDAHKAWQDHLDRMAAIDRLYPSRYGLYLKDRAYPITDLTAPIIDPLSSKSLKGIEYEPDNKPHWGKGAWPSRISDAFKRDPFFDEAEKWADFDRGLRGKSPTPVKPRISSPRDCEVAFDADGAPLYNAGGLRRPWADIFNPSPSLPISAITRDPFWYDWPLLKPLARWDRSPSYIRDSYLSPVKRTFLWDKHPIRPLDLMVEDAFTVGDISETMPFIRSL; from the exons ATGTTTAAAAGTCATTTAGAAATGATCGGCAGAAATGAGACGCCGTCGAAGAAAGCCAGATTTTGGCAATCCTTCGTACGGTCTCTAAAAG GATCAGAGGACATCAGAGCGGAAGAGAGATACAGGCCGTCCCGTCGCAGCGTTTTCCCCGAGCTCCTATCGACCTATCCTTACTCCAAATCCATCTATGACGACCCTATCGGCGCTGCGGAGAGGATCACCGTGCCCGGCTACCGCTACCTGCCCGTGCACCGCGAGGTATACGGGTATTCGCCGCGACCCATCTACGCCCACAACTACCCCAGCTCGCTCGATCGGTACAGGCCAG tATACCACGTGCCGAGGCGTATCCGTCGTGGCGTGGACCCCTTCGATGCTCACAAGGCGTGGCAGGACCACCTTGACAGGATGGCCGCCATCGACCGCCTGTATCCCTCCCGCTACGGCCTCTATCTCAAGGACCGGGCATACCCCATCACCGACCTAACCGCTCCCATCATCGACCCACTCTCATCCAAGAGCCTAAAAGGCATCGAATATGAACCCGACAATAAACCTCACTGGGGAaaag GAGCGTGGCCATCGAGGATATCGGACGCCTTCAAAAGGGATCCGTTTTTCGATGAAGCCGAAAAGTGGGCAGACTTTGACCGCGGACTACGAGGCAAATCCCCTACGCCCGTCAAGCCGAGGATAAGCTCGCCTCGTGATTGTGAGGTCGCTTTTGATGCCGATG GTGCTCCGTTGTACAACGCCGGCGGCCTGCGGCGCCCCTGGGCAGACATTTTCAACCCGAGCCCCTCGCTACCGATCTCGGCGATAACTCGGGACCCCTTCTGGTACGACTGGCCGTTGCTGAAGCCGCTCGCTAGATGGGACCGCAGCCCCTCCTACATCCGCGACTCCTACCTGTCGCCCGTCAAACGCACCTTCCTCTGGGACAAGCATCCGATCAGGCCCTTAG ATCTAATGGTGGAAGACGCATTCACAGTGGGTGATATAAGTGAGACTATGCCTTTCATCCGTAGTCTATAA
- the LOC106711210 gene encoding uncharacterized protein LOC106711210 isoform X4 yields the protein MFKSHLEMIGRNETPSKKARFWQSFVRSLKGSEDIRAEERYRPSRRSVFPELLSTYPYSKSIYDDPIGAAERITVPGYRYLPVHREVYGYSPRPIYAHNYPSSLDRYRPASKVSGAV from the exons ATGTTTAAAAGTCATTTAGAAATGATCGGCAGAAATGAGACGCCGTCGAAGAAAGCCAGATTTTGGCAATCCTTCGTACGGTCTCTAAAAG GATCAGAGGACATCAGAGCGGAAGAGAGATACAGGCCGTCCCGTCGCAGCGTTTTCCCCGAGCTCCTATCGACCTATCCTTACTCCAAATCCATCTATGACGACCCTATCGGCGCTGCGGAGAGGATCACCGTGCCCGGCTACCGCTACCTGCCCGTGCACCGCGAGGTATACGGGTATTCGCCGCGACCCATCTACGCCCACAACTACCCCAGCTCGCTCGATCGGTACAGGCCAG CATCGAAAGTGTCCGGGGCAGTTTAA